Proteins from a genomic interval of Arvicola amphibius chromosome 14, mArvAmp1.2, whole genome shotgun sequence:
- the Rorc gene encoding nuclear receptor ROR-gamma isoform X2, translating into MDRAPQRHHRTSRELLAAKKTHTSQIEVIPCKICGDKSSGIHYGVITCEGCKGFFRRSQQCNVAYSCTRQQNCPIDRTSRNRCQHCRLQKCLALGMSRDAVKFGRMSKKQRDSLHAEVQKQLQQQQQQQQQQEQVAKTPPAEGHGADTLTYTLGLPDGQLPLGASPDLPEASACPPGLLRASGSGPPYSNNLAKTEVQGASSHLEYSPEQGKAEGRNSVYSTDSQLTSGRCGLHFEGARHPELGEPEQGPDSHCSPSFCSAPEALYASLTDIEYLVQNVCKSYRETCQLRLEDLLRQRTNLFSREEVTSYQRKSMWEMWERCAHHLTEAIQYVVEFAKRLSGFMELCQNDQIILLKAGAMEVVLVRMCRAYNADNHTVFFEGKYGGVELFRALGCSELISSIFDFSHFLSALHFSEDEIALYTALVLINANRPGLQEKRRVEHLQYSLELAFHHHLCKTHRQGLLAKLPPRGKLRSLCSQHVEKLQLFQSLHPIVVQAAFPPLYKELFSADVEPPRG; encoded by the exons ATGGACAGGGCCCCACAGAGACACCACCGAACATCTCGGG AACTTCTGGCTGCAAAGAAGACTCATACTT caCAAATTGAAGTAATACCTTGCAAGATCTGTGGGGATAAGTCATCTGGGATCCACTACGGGGTCATCACCTGTGAGGGGTGCAAG GGCTTCTTTCGCCGCAGCCAGCAGTGTAATGTGGCCTACTCCTGCACCCGTCAGCAGAACTGCCCCATTGACCGCACCAGCCGCAACCGATGCCAACACTGCCGCCTGCAGAAGTGCCTGGCTCTGGGCATGTCCCGAGatg CTGTTAAGTTCGGCCGAATGTCCAAGAAGCAGAGGGACAGTCTCCATGCAGAAGTGCAGAAACAactgcagcaacagcagcagcaacagcagcaacaggaaCAAGTGGCCAAGACTCCTCCAGCAGAGGGCCATGGAGCAGATACCCTTACATACACTTTGGGGCTCCCAGATGGGCAGCTACCACTGGGCGCCTCACCTGACCTGCCTGAGGCCTCTGCTTGTCCCCCTGGCCTCCTGAGAGCCTCAGGCTCTGGGCCCCCATATTCCAACAACTTGGCCAAAACAGAGGTCCAAGGAGCCTCCAGCCACCTTGAGTATAGCCCAGAGCAAGGCAAAGCTGAAGGCAGAAACAGCGTCTACAGCACAGACAGCCAGCTTACTTCTGGAAGATGTGGACTTCATTTCGAGGGAGCCAGGCATCCCGAGCTTGGGGAACCAGAACAAGGTCCAGACAGCCACTGCAGTCCCAGTTTCTGCAGTGCCCCAGAGGCACTGTATGCCTCTCTGACAGACATAG aGTACCTGGTCCAGAATGTCTGCAAGTCCTACCGAGAGACATGCCAGCTGCGGCTGGAGGACCTGCTACGGCAACGCACCAACCTCTTCTCCAGGGAGGAGGTGACCAGCTACCAGAGGAAG TCCATGTGGGAGATGTGGGAGCGTTGTGCCCACCACCTCACTGAGGCCATTCAGTATGTGGTGGAGTTTGCCAAGCGGCTCTCGGGCTTCATGGAGCTCTGCCAGAATGACCAGATCATACTACTGAAAGCAG GAGCAATGGAAGTGGTGCTCGTGAGGATGTGCCGGGCCTACAATGCTGACAACCACACAGTCTTCTTTGAAGGCAAATATGGTGGCGTGGAGCTGTTCCGAGCCTTGG GCTGCAGCGAGCTCATCAGTTCCATATTCGACTTTTCCCACTTCCTCAGTGccttgcatttctctgaggaTGAGATCGCCCTCTACACGGCCCTGGTTCTCATCAATGCCA accGGCCTGGGCTCCAAGAGAAAAGGAGAGTGGAGCATCTGCAATACAGTCTGGAGCTGGCCTTCCATCATCATCTCTGCAAGACCCATCGCCAAGGCCTCCTAGCCAAG
- the Rorc gene encoding nuclear receptor ROR-gamma isoform X1, whose protein sequence is MDRAPQRHHRTSRELLAAKKTHTSQIEVIPCKICGDKSSGIHYGVITCEGCKGFFRRSQQCNVAYSCTRQQNCPIDRTSRNRCQHCRLQKCLALGMSRDAVKFGRMSKKQRDSLHAEVQKQLQQQQQQQQQQEQVAKTPPAEGHGADTLTYTLGLPDGQLPLGASPDLPEASACPPGLLRASGSGPPYSNNLAKTEVQGASSHLEYSPEQGKAEGRNSVYSTDSQLTSGRCGLHFEGARHPELGEPEQGPDSHCSPSFCSAPEALYASLTDIEYLVQNVCKSYRETCQLRLEDLLRQRTNLFSREEVTSYQRKVRAEDTREGRASPPPPLEEPRDGYLHRSPPLSLQSMWEMWERCAHHLTEAIQYVVEFAKRLSGFMELCQNDQIILLKAGAMEVVLVRMCRAYNADNHTVFFEGCSELISSIFDFSHFLSALHFSEDEIALYTALVLINANRPGLQEKRRVEHLQYSLELAFHHHLCKTHRQGLLAKLPPRGKLRSLCSQHVEKLQLFQSLHPIVVQAAFPPLYKELFSADVEPPRG, encoded by the exons ATGGACAGGGCCCCACAGAGACACCACCGAACATCTCGGG AACTTCTGGCTGCAAAGAAGACTCATACTT caCAAATTGAAGTAATACCTTGCAAGATCTGTGGGGATAAGTCATCTGGGATCCACTACGGGGTCATCACCTGTGAGGGGTGCAAG GGCTTCTTTCGCCGCAGCCAGCAGTGTAATGTGGCCTACTCCTGCACCCGTCAGCAGAACTGCCCCATTGACCGCACCAGCCGCAACCGATGCCAACACTGCCGCCTGCAGAAGTGCCTGGCTCTGGGCATGTCCCGAGatg CTGTTAAGTTCGGCCGAATGTCCAAGAAGCAGAGGGACAGTCTCCATGCAGAAGTGCAGAAACAactgcagcaacagcagcagcaacagcagcaacaggaaCAAGTGGCCAAGACTCCTCCAGCAGAGGGCCATGGAGCAGATACCCTTACATACACTTTGGGGCTCCCAGATGGGCAGCTACCACTGGGCGCCTCACCTGACCTGCCTGAGGCCTCTGCTTGTCCCCCTGGCCTCCTGAGAGCCTCAGGCTCTGGGCCCCCATATTCCAACAACTTGGCCAAAACAGAGGTCCAAGGAGCCTCCAGCCACCTTGAGTATAGCCCAGAGCAAGGCAAAGCTGAAGGCAGAAACAGCGTCTACAGCACAGACAGCCAGCTTACTTCTGGAAGATGTGGACTTCATTTCGAGGGAGCCAGGCATCCCGAGCTTGGGGAACCAGAACAAGGTCCAGACAGCCACTGCAGTCCCAGTTTCTGCAGTGCCCCAGAGGCACTGTATGCCTCTCTGACAGACATAG aGTACCTGGTCCAGAATGTCTGCAAGTCCTACCGAGAGACATGCCAGCTGCGGCTGGAGGACCTGCTACGGCAACGCACCAACCTCTTCTCCAGGGAGGAGGTGACCAGCTACCAGAGGAAGGTGAGGGCAGAAGACACGAGGGAAGGGAGGGCATCACCCCCACCACCACTGGAAGAGCCCAGAGATGGCTACTTGCACAG GTCACCTCCTCTGTCCCTGCAGTCCATGTGGGAGATGTGGGAGCGTTGTGCCCACCACCTCACTGAGGCCATTCAGTATGTGGTGGAGTTTGCCAAGCGGCTCTCGGGCTTCATGGAGCTCTGCCAGAATGACCAGATCATACTACTGAAAGCAG GAGCAATGGAAGTGGTGCTCGTGAGGATGTGCCGGGCCTACAATGCTGACAACCACACAGTCTTCTTTGAAG GCTGCAGCGAGCTCATCAGTTCCATATTCGACTTTTCCCACTTCCTCAGTGccttgcatttctctgaggaTGAGATCGCCCTCTACACGGCCCTGGTTCTCATCAATGCCA accGGCCTGGGCTCCAAGAGAAAAGGAGAGTGGAGCATCTGCAATACAGTCTGGAGCTGGCCTTCCATCATCATCTCTGCAAGACCCATCGCCAAGGCCTCCTAGCCAAG
- the Rorc gene encoding nuclear receptor ROR-gamma isoform X3 has product MDRAPQRHHRTSRELLAAKKTHTSQIEVIPCKICGDKSSGIHYGVITCEGCKGFFRRSQQCNVAYSCTRQQNCPIDRTSRNRCQHCRLQKCLALGMSRDAVKFGRMSKKQRDSLHAEVQKQLQQQQQQQQQQEQVAKTPPAEGHGADTLTYTLGLPDGQLPLGASPDLPEASACPPGLLRASGSGPPYSNNLAKTEVQGASSHLEYSPEQGKAEGRNSVYSTDSQLTSGRCGLHFEGARHPELGEPEQGPDSHCSPSFCSAPEALYASLTDIEYLVQNVCKSYRETCQLRLEDLLRQRTNLFSREEVTSYQRKVRAEDTREGRASPPPPLEEPRDGYLHRSPPLSLQSMWEMWERCAHHLTEAIQYVVEFAKRLSGFMELCQNDQIILLKAGAMEVVLVRMCRAYNADNHTVFFEGKYGGVELFRALGCSELISSIFDFSHFLSALHFSEDEIALYTALVLINANRPGLQEKRRVEHLQYSLELAFHHHLCKTHRQGLLAKLPPRGKLRSLCSQHVEKLQLFQSLHPIVVQAAFPPLYKELFSADVEPPRG; this is encoded by the exons ATGGACAGGGCCCCACAGAGACACCACCGAACATCTCGGG AACTTCTGGCTGCAAAGAAGACTCATACTT caCAAATTGAAGTAATACCTTGCAAGATCTGTGGGGATAAGTCATCTGGGATCCACTACGGGGTCATCACCTGTGAGGGGTGCAAG GGCTTCTTTCGCCGCAGCCAGCAGTGTAATGTGGCCTACTCCTGCACCCGTCAGCAGAACTGCCCCATTGACCGCACCAGCCGCAACCGATGCCAACACTGCCGCCTGCAGAAGTGCCTGGCTCTGGGCATGTCCCGAGatg CTGTTAAGTTCGGCCGAATGTCCAAGAAGCAGAGGGACAGTCTCCATGCAGAAGTGCAGAAACAactgcagcaacagcagcagcaacagcagcaacaggaaCAAGTGGCCAAGACTCCTCCAGCAGAGGGCCATGGAGCAGATACCCTTACATACACTTTGGGGCTCCCAGATGGGCAGCTACCACTGGGCGCCTCACCTGACCTGCCTGAGGCCTCTGCTTGTCCCCCTGGCCTCCTGAGAGCCTCAGGCTCTGGGCCCCCATATTCCAACAACTTGGCCAAAACAGAGGTCCAAGGAGCCTCCAGCCACCTTGAGTATAGCCCAGAGCAAGGCAAAGCTGAAGGCAGAAACAGCGTCTACAGCACAGACAGCCAGCTTACTTCTGGAAGATGTGGACTTCATTTCGAGGGAGCCAGGCATCCCGAGCTTGGGGAACCAGAACAAGGTCCAGACAGCCACTGCAGTCCCAGTTTCTGCAGTGCCCCAGAGGCACTGTATGCCTCTCTGACAGACATAG aGTACCTGGTCCAGAATGTCTGCAAGTCCTACCGAGAGACATGCCAGCTGCGGCTGGAGGACCTGCTACGGCAACGCACCAACCTCTTCTCCAGGGAGGAGGTGACCAGCTACCAGAGGAAGGTGAGGGCAGAAGACACGAGGGAAGGGAGGGCATCACCCCCACCACCACTGGAAGAGCCCAGAGATGGCTACTTGCACAG GTCACCTCCTCTGTCCCTGCAGTCCATGTGGGAGATGTGGGAGCGTTGTGCCCACCACCTCACTGAGGCCATTCAGTATGTGGTGGAGTTTGCCAAGCGGCTCTCGGGCTTCATGGAGCTCTGCCAGAATGACCAGATCATACTACTGAAAGCAG GAGCAATGGAAGTGGTGCTCGTGAGGATGTGCCGGGCCTACAATGCTGACAACCACACAGTCTTCTTTGAAGGCAAATATGGTGGCGTGGAGCTGTTCCGAGCCTTGG GCTGCAGCGAGCTCATCAGTTCCATATTCGACTTTTCCCACTTCCTCAGTGccttgcatttctctgaggaTGAGATCGCCCTCTACACGGCCCTGGTTCTCATCAATGCCA accGGCCTGGGCTCCAAGAGAAAAGGAGAGTGGAGCATCTGCAATACAGTCTGGAGCTGGCCTTCCATCATCATCTCTGCAAGACCCATCGCCAAGGCCTCCTAGCCAAG